Within the Paludisphaera rhizosphaerae genome, the region AACGCACAACGACCCGGCGTCGGGAGAGGACGCCGGGTCGTCGTGTTGAGGAGAGGCGTGATTGGCGTCAGTAGCTGTCGGAACTGACGACCTCGCCGCCGCTGATTGAACCCAGGGCTCGCCAGACGGGCAGGCTGATCGAGTCCTTCATGAACTGAACGTGGCCGTCGCCGAACAGGGTGTTGACCCCGCCGGAGTGGCGGCTGCGCGAAGCCATGACGGTGTTGGCCGCCGAACTCTGGATGAGGCACGGCGGGTTGTTGTTGTAGCCCGGTTGGCAGTAGTTGCTCCAGGAGATGTCCGGCAGCTTGGTGTTGGGGGCCAGGTACGTCTCGAAGGCGGCGCCGTAGCCCCAGTGGACGTAACCCCGGAGGTCGCTGCCGGCGACGGCGCTGGTGGTCTCTCCCTTGATGATCTCGGAGACCAGGATGGTGTTGCTGGTGCCGTCGGTGATTTCCGAGATCCCCACCACGCCGTACTGTGAGGTGGTGTAACCGTCCGGACCCCCGTTCACCGGATTCGTCGGCCACATGTCGGTGAAGGGCGCCTTGAGGTAGGAGACCGCCGCGCTGCCTGTCCCGTACGTGGCGCTCTGGTAGAACGTCGTGTTGCCGAAGTTCGCCGCGTAGTTGTACGAGGGGATGTTGGCGAGCGGCTTGGTGTTCTTGTCGGAGGGGCAGAGATAGACGGTGAACAGGTTCTGGGAGATCGTCGTGTTGGCCGCTCCACTGTAACGGAGCACCGTGTCGTTCGAACCGCCCGGTTTGCCGGCAGCCGAGTTGTCGCCGTTGAAGTTCCAGCCGTTGAAGGCCGAGGTCTGCTCCATGTAGGGGAGGACGAAGACGACCCACGTTCCCCAGCAGCAGCCCTTGATGCCGGCGGGGAGGCTCCCCATCGAGCTTTCGTAGTTGGCCATTCCCAGGCCGATCTGCTTGAGGTTGTTGTTGCACTGCATTCGGCGGGCGGCTTCACGCGCGCTTTGAACGGCGGGAAGCAGCAAGGCGATCAACACAGCGATGATGGCGATGACGACCAGCAACTCGATCAGGGTGAAGCCTCTGCGGCTCGGCTCGGACATGACGCCTCCAGAAGGGTACGGAATGGGAGAGTTCATCGACGGCTGTAGCGGGTTCAACGCCGGCTGCGGCGGGAGGGCTTGGTCGCCGTGATGTCGAAATCGAAATTGTTGGACTGAGCGGGGTTGACGGTCGCCTCCATGGGCGACTTCGAGGTGTAAACGACCGCCGGCGCATCCCCTTCCGATGGTTCGCCGGGCACCTCATCGGACGCGCCGGCGGCGCCGGCGTCCGAGTCTGCCGGAATAATGGTGACGGTGTAGGGCCCCAGAGCCGGACCTTCAGAGGCGGGTATCGTGTAGGAGCCGTCGACCACCTGGCCCCAGGAGGCCCCGCGCGAGTCCCCTTCCTTGGGGATGAACTGAATATGGCCCTTCGTTAGCGGCTTGCCGTCGACCGACACCCTGCCTGAGACCGCCGCTCGTTCGAGTTCGTCGCTTTCGCCGCAACCGAATATCGTCAGGGCGATGGCCAGCCAGGGGGCCTTCACTCTCGATCGTTTGTCTGCAAAGCCCACGTCGTCCGATCCTCTGCCTCGTTCTGAATCCTGGCGCAAGCGGTGAGACGAATGCGCACGTTAGGGGGGAGGACTTCGATTCTAGCGCGATGTGTGAAGGGCGAATGAAGTCGGAATACCGAATTCATTAATACTGGGTCGAGAGTTCGCCCCCTTACGGATGTGATTCGATGGTTGTACGATGGGCCGCGGGATCGCGTTCGCTCGAACGAGGAGGTGACTCATGAAGGGGACGTCATTAGTCTCGGCGATCGCTCTGCTTGGTCTGGTCTGTGCCGAGGCGTCGGCCGTTGAAGCGGAGAAGCGGCCGAACATCCTCTTCGCGATCGCCGACGATTGGAGCGTCCACGCGGGTTGTTACGGAACGCCCTGGGTGAAGACGCCGGCCGTCGATCGGATCGCCCGCGAAGGGATTCGATTCACGAACGCCTTCACGCCGATGGCGAAGTGCGCTCCGTCGCGTGCGATCGTCCTGACGGGTCGGCACCTCTGGCAGAACGGCGAGGCCGGCAACCATCAGGCGTACTTCCCGGCCGATCTGAAGGTCTGGCCGGAGGCGCTCGTCGAGGCCGGATGGCGGGTCGGCTTCACCGGCAAGGGCTGGGGGCCGGGGGTGGCGAACGACGCCTCGGGAAAGCCTCGGCGACTCACGGGGACGGCCCACCAGAAGCGCAAGAGCCCACCGCCCACGAAGGGGATCTCCGACCTCGACTACGCGGCGAACTTCTCCGATTTCCTCGACGCGACCCCCGCCGCCGGCAACCCCTGGTGTTTCTGGTACGGGGGCTTTGAGCCGCACCGTGGTTATGAGGCTGGCTCGGGGGCGTCGAAGGGGGGCAAGAAGCCGTCGGACGTCGACCACGTTCCAGGCTACCTGCCGGACTCGGACGTCGTCCGCGACGATCTGCTCGACTACGCCTACGAGGTCGAACACTTCGACGCCCACCTCGGACGCATGGTCGCCGAGTTGGAGAAACGCGGCCTGCTGGAGCGCACCCTCGTCGTCGTCACCAGCGATCACGGCATGCCGTTCCCCCATGTGAAGGGCTTCGCCTACCACGACTCGAACCATGTTCCGTTGTTGATCCGATGGCCCGCTGGCCTGAAGTCGCCGGGGCGGGTCGTGGAGGACTTCGTCGATTTCACCGACCTCGCGCCGACGTTCCTCGACTATGCGGGCGTCGACGTCGCGAAGGCCGGCATGAAGCCGATCACCGGCGATTCCCTGCGACCCATCCTGGAAGCCGACCACGGCGGCCGGATCGTCGCCGGCCGCGATCACGTCCTCGTGGGCAAGGAGCGGACGGACGTGGGCAGGCCGCACGACTGGGGATACCCGATCCGCGGGATCGCCGACGCCGATTTCCTCTACCTGCGCAATTACGAGCCCTCGCGATGGCCGGCGGGGAATCCCGAGACCGGCTACCTTGACGTCGACGGCGGTCCCAGCAAGAGCCTGATCCTCGAGCGTGGTCGGAAGGACCGATCCGACCTGTTCTGGCGGCTCTGTTTCGGTATGCTCCCCGCCGACGAACTCTACGACCTCCGCAACGACCCTGACTGCGTCCGCAACCTGGCCGCCGACCCAGCCCAGGCTGACCGCGTCCGCTCGTTGCGCGATCGGATGGAATCCGAGCTGCGAGCCCAGGGCGACCCCCGAATGCTCGGCCGCGGCCTCGTCTTCGACGAGTACAAGGCGACCAGCAACGCAGGGTTCTATGACGCTTACCTGCGCGGCGAGAAACTGAAGGCCGGATGGGTCACCCCGACCGACTTCGAGCCTGCGCCGATTACGCCGCGGCCCTGACGCTTCGCGGCATCAGTCCTGCTCCGCCCACCGGAGCCAGGCGGAGGCGTCGGCGTCGCTGGGCATCCGCCAGTCGCCTCGCGGGGAGAGGCTTACGGTTCCGACCTTCGGGCCGTCGGGGACGCACGAACGCTTGTACTGCTGGGCGAAGAACCGGGTGATGAACGTCCGCAGGGTCTTCTCGACGAGGGCCGGAGGGTACGGCTTGGAGAAGTCGGCGAAACGGCTGAGGTAGAGGATCTTCTCCGGCGGGCAGCCCCAGCGGATTGCGTGGTAGAGGAAGAAGTCGTGCAGCTCGTACGGGCCCAGGGAGTCCTCGGTGGCCTGGAGGATCTCGCCTCGTTTGGAGGTCGGCAACAGCTCCGGGGAGATGGTCGTCTCGGCGATCGAGGTCAACGTGTCGCGGGTGGGGCCGGCAGGGAATTCGTGGTTCGCCGCATATAGGACGAGGAACCGGACGAGCGTCTTGGGGATCGAGCAGTTGGGGTTGTACATGCTCATGTGATCGGCATTGTACGTCGACCACCCGAGCGCCATCTCGGACAGATCCCCGGTGCCGACGACGAACCCGCGCGACATCAGGAGGAACGTCCGCAGCCGGGCCTGCACGTTCTCGAATGTCAGGTCCTTGC harbors:
- a CDS encoding DUF1559 domain-containing protein, yielding MSEPSRRGFTLIELLVVIAIIAVLIALLLPAVQSAREAARRMQCNNNLKQIGLGMANYESSMGSLPAGIKGCCWGTWVVFVLPYMEQTSAFNGWNFNGDNSAAGKPGGSNDTVLRYSGAANTTISQNLFTVYLCPSDKNTKPLANIPSYNYAANFGNTTFYQSATYGTGSAAVSYLKAPFTDMWPTNPVNGGPDGYTTSQYGVVGISEITDGTSNTILVSEIIKGETTSAVAGSDLRGYVHWGYGAAFETYLAPNTKLPDISWSNYCQPGYNNNPPCLIQSSAANTVMASRSRHSGGVNTLFGDGHVQFMKDSISLPVWRALGSISGGEVVSSDSY
- a CDS encoding sulfatase family protein; amino-acid sequence: MKGTSLVSAIALLGLVCAEASAVEAEKRPNILFAIADDWSVHAGCYGTPWVKTPAVDRIAREGIRFTNAFTPMAKCAPSRAIVLTGRHLWQNGEAGNHQAYFPADLKVWPEALVEAGWRVGFTGKGWGPGVANDASGKPRRLTGTAHQKRKSPPPTKGISDLDYAANFSDFLDATPAAGNPWCFWYGGFEPHRGYEAGSGASKGGKKPSDVDHVPGYLPDSDVVRDDLLDYAYEVEHFDAHLGRMVAELEKRGLLERTLVVVTSDHGMPFPHVKGFAYHDSNHVPLLIRWPAGLKSPGRVVEDFVDFTDLAPTFLDYAGVDVAKAGMKPITGDSLRPILEADHGGRIVAGRDHVLVGKERTDVGRPHDWGYPIRGIADADFLYLRNYEPSRWPAGNPETGYLDVDGGPSKSLILERGRKDRSDLFWRLCFGMLPADELYDLRNDPDCVRNLAADPAQADRVRSLRDRMESELRAQGDPRMLGRGLVFDEYKATSNAGFYDAYLRGEKLKAGWVTPTDFEPAPITPRP